TTTAAAGACGCACTGAATATTCTTTCTCTTGCATCTACTGCTCTGTCGCCCGTAAACGGGCACTTATGCTTCTTTCCGAGCTTGTATGAACTTGCTAGATTGCTTGTTAGTAGCTCGCTTCGCTCGATGCTTGAAGCTAAAGCTTTTTTATGGGGCACCTCCACCGGCATAGCCGGTGGTTTCCCTAATCAACAATAAGCCGCTGTCAATGGAACCCCATTCAACAGCGGCTTATTTCTATTTCCTGTTATTATTTAAAATAATCTACGCCAGCTTTAAATAATTTTTGGTCTTTTTCACCTGGTACATTTTTACATACATTGGAACCAACACGTTCACTGTGTCCCATTTTACCAAATACTCGACCATCAGCAGAAGTAATCCCTTCAATCGCCAGTACAGAAGTATTTGGGTTAAACCGGATATCATAAGTTGGATTGCCTTCCAAATCCACATACTGGGTTGCAACCTGACCATTTGCGATCATTTCATCCAAAAGGTTTTGTGGCGCAATAAATCTACCTTCTCCATGAGAAATCGCAATACTGTGGATATCATCCACATTGGTATATGCCAACCAAGGGGATTTGTTGGAAGCGATTCTTGTGCGGACCATCATGGATTGATGACGGCCGATGGTATTAAAGGTTAAAGTTGGAGAATCCTCTTTTGGCTCTACAATTTCGCCATAAGGAACCAATCCTAATTTTACCAATGCCTGGAACCCATTACAAATACCTAACATCAAACCATCGCGGTTCTTCAACAGGTTGTGAACTTCTTCTTTAATGGATGGGTTGCGGAAGAAAGAAGTGATAAATTTACCAGAACCATCTGGTTCGTCACCGCCGGAGAACCCACCTGGGATCATAATAATCTGAGAATTTTTAATGTGTTCCGTAAAGGTTTTTACTGATTCCTGGATACCCTGACTGCTCAGATTGTTGATGACAAACACCTCGGCTTCCGCACCAGCCTGCTCAAATTGACGTGCTGTATCATATTCGCAGTTTGTCCCTGGGAATACTGGGATCAGCACTCTTGGTTTCGCCACTTTAATAGATGGTGCTGGACGGGTTGTTGCAGCACAGGAAATTGGCTGTACTTTTTCCTGTTTTGTTTCAATTAAAGCTGGGAATACAGATTCCAGTTTCTGTTCATAAGCCTGCTGCAACTCTTCCATGGAAATAGTCACATCGCCACATACAACAACATCTTTTTCGGTTACGGTACCAATCACAGTAGTACCATCCACTGGACGGGATAATTCTAATACAAAACCACCATATACTGGATTAAACAACAGATTGTTGTCAATTTCTTTGGTGAATTGGAAACCAAGCTGGTTCCCTAATCCCATTTTCACAACAGCTTCCGCTACGCCGCCAAAGCCCAAAGCCCATGCGGAAACGACGCTGCCATCCGCAATCAAGTTTTCTACTTTTTTGAAAGTATCTTTAATCGAAGTATAATCTGGATTACCCTGTTCATCATAGGTTGGCAGTACAATCGCAACTTGATTACCAGCTTGTTTGAATTCAGGGGAGATCACTTTATTTGAATCCGCAACGGATACTGCAAAGGAAACCAGGGTTGGTGGAACATCAATATCTTCAAACGTACCGCTCATGGAGTCTTTACCACCGATTGCGCCATAGCCCAGGTTTACCTGTGCTTTATAAGCACCCAGTAAAGCTGCCATTGGTTTTCCCCAACGGGATGGATTGTTTTGGGTGCGCTCAAAGTATTCCTGGAAAGTCAGCCAGCATTTTTCTGTAGAACCACCCACCGCGATTGATTTCGCAACAGATTCAATTACCGCATACTGAGCACCGTAATAAGGGTCCTGAGAACTGATATATGGGTTAAAGCCCCATCCCATAATAGAAGCAGTGTTTGTATTGCCTTCTAATACAGGAAGCTTTGCCACCATAGCCTGGGTTTCGGTCATTTGGCGTTTTCCACCATATGGCATCAAAACAGTCCCTGCGCCGATGGTGGAGTCAAACCGTTCCACTAATCCTTTCTGGGAACAAATATTCAAGTCGGACAAGTGGGAAATCCAATCCTGTTTTGTATTCTGTTTATTGTGGACAGGAGCTACTTGGTGTTTTCCAATCTGGATATTGGTGTGTTTTTCTGCACCGTTAGAGTTTAAAAATTCACGGGAAAGGTCTACAATCTGTTTTCCTCTCCAGGTCATTTTCAGACGTGGCTGTTCTGTTACTACCGCAACTTTGGTTGCCATCAGGTTTTCTTTTTCTGCTTCCGCCATAAACGTTTCCACATCAGAAGCAGCTACCACAACGGCCATCCTTTCCTGGGATTCGGAAATTGCTAACTCTGTGCCATCCAAGCCTTCATATTTCTTTGGAACAGCATCCAAATCAATCTGCAATCCGTCAGCCAATTCCCCAATTGCAACTGACACACCACCAGCACCAAAGTCGTTACAACGTTTGATCATGCGGGTTACGGTTGGGTTGCGGAACAAGCGCTGTAATTTTCTTTCTTCTGGAGCGTTCCCCTTCTGTACTTCTGCCCCACAGCTTTCCAAAGAATGTGCTGTGTGGGATTTTGAGGAACCTGTCGCACCACCGCATCCATCACGGCCGGTTTTCCCACCCAATAAAATAATAACATCGGATGGGGATGGAACCAAGCGGATGACATTTTCCGCTGGAGCAGCACCAACAACAGCACCGATTTCCATCCTTTTTGCCACATAGCCTGGATGATATAATTCATGGACATGCCCAGTTGCCAAACCAATCTGGTTCCCGTAAGAACTATACCCATTAGCCGCGGTTGTAACAATTTTACGCTGTGGCAGTTTTCCTTCAATTGTCTGGTCAAATGGAACCAATGGGTCAGCTGCACCAGTTACCCTCATTGCCTGATAAACATAGGAACGTCCAGATAATGGGTCACGGATCGCACCACCCAAACAGGTAGCTGCGCCACCAAATGGTTCAATTTCAGTTGGATGGTTATGGGTTTCATTTTTAAACATCAGCAACCAGTCCTGCTGTTCTCCATCTACATCCACTTTAATTTTTACAGAACAGGCATTGATTTCCTCAGATTCATCCAAATCAACCAAAATGCCTTCTTTTTTCAGTTTTTTCGCCGCAATGGTTGCCAAATCCATCAAACAGATTGGCTTATTGCTTCGACCTAGTTCTTCCCTTGTTTTCAAGTAATCCTCATAGGTTTCCTGGATTACAGGATTTTCAATATCAGCCTGGTCAATAATCGTAGAAAAGGTAGTATGGCGGCAATGATCAGACCAATAGGTATCAATCATGCGGATTTCGGTAATAGTAGGGTCACGCTGTTCTGTCTCCGAAAAATATTTCTGGCAGAATTTAATATCATCTAAATCCATTGCCAAACCATAATTGCTGATAAAATCAGCCAAACCTTGCTCATCCAAAGCTCTAAAATCCGTTAATACAGCCACATCGTTTGGCAGGTCATATTTTATATTGAGTGTTTCATAACAATCCAGGGTTGCTTCGCGGCTTTCCACTGGGTTGATGATGTAATGTTTTATCTTATCTAGCTGCGCGTCACTGATGTTACCTTTTACAACATATACTTTAGAGGATTTTACAATAGGACGCACACCTTGAGCGAAAATCTGGATACACTGTTCGCAGGAATCCGCACGCTGGTCAAACTGCCCTGGCAAATACTCAGTAGCGAATACTTTTTCATCCGCTTGCAACTCTGGCAGTTCAGAATAAGTAATATCTACTTGGGGTTCTGAAAAAATAATATCCTTTGCCTGGTGAAAAACTTCTTCCGAAATTTCATCCGCGTCATAACGGTTGATAACACGGATACCTTGCAGTTCCGGCATCCCTAAAACGGATTTTAAGTCGCCAAGCAGACTTTTTGCCTCTACTGCAAATTCTGGTTTTTTCTCAACATAAATACGAAAAACTGACATTAGATACGCTCCTTTATTTTATTGTGACCACCAGTGGAGTTAATCGATCAATTCCCCCACACATTTATCGTCCAATACATCTATAATTTTAACACATTTTATCTGCCCACACAAGTTTTCATCCGTATTTATTCTTACTGGAGTATAATTTTTTGTATATCCTTCCATAATACCATTGTGGAAGGTTTCTACCAATACGGATTCTTGTTTTCCAACCTGGGTTTTTAAAAATTCCAAACGGGTTTCCCCTGTTACTTTTGCCATCAAAGCAGCACGCCTTGCTTTTTCTGCATTCGATACCTGATCAGGCATTTTCGCCGCCCTGGTCCCTTGGCGGATCGAATAAGGGAACACATGAGCTTTCGCTAATTTGATAAACCGAGCATATTCCAGAGATTGCTGAAATTCTTCATCGGTTTCCCCCGCAAACCCCACCATAATATCCGTTGTAATCGAAGGGTTGTCAAACGCTTTCCGGATAGCTTCCACAATACGAGTATATTCTTTGGTATCATAGTGGCGGTTCATCCGTTTTAAGGTAGCGTCGCACCCACTTTGCAAGGATAAATGGAACTGAGGGCAAAATTTTTCCATTTTCGCCATCTCATGGATATCTTCATCGGTTAATAATTCCGGTTCCAAAGAACCCAAACGGACCCTCTCAATTCCTGGAATAGAACAAGCCAATTGGATCGCGTCCAGCAAACGGACATTTTCCAGGTCACGGCCATAGGAGGAAAGGTTGATTCCTACCAACACCACTTCCAAATAACCATTAGCTGCCAAGTCAGTCAATTCCTGTTTTAAATCTTCCATCGTTTTAGAGCGCACTGGCCCTCGGGCAGTTGGAATAATACAATAGCTACAATAACGGTCACACCCATCCTCAATTTTCACAAAGGCTCTGGTGCGTTCCGTGAATTTCTTCACCGCCATTTTTTCAAATGGTTCCTGCCGTTGATGTGGAGTGATTTCAATGACACGCTCCCTTGTTTCCAAAAAGCGCTGTACCAGTTCTACCACTTTACTTCGGTTATAGGAACCTGTAATCACATCTGCCTCCGGTATTTGTTGATCCACATCCGGAAAAGCCTGAGGGAAACATCCTGTTAATACTACCACAGCATCTGGATTGTTCCGTTTAAACCGACGCAATGCCTGCCTTGCCTTCTTATCTCCGGAAGATGTAACTGTACAAGAATTCACAACATATACATCCGCTTCATCATCACAGTGGACTACATCATAGCCATTCTGATAAAATAAATCGGACATAATTTCAGTTTCGTATTGGTTGACCTTGCAACCTAAGGTATAAAAAGCAACTCTCAAATAATCATTCCTTTAACATTTAATAGAAAAAATAGCCTATCATTTTAAAACCAAACCAATTATCCTATAGGATATTGCTATTTACTGCGGTATACTTCGAAAAAATAATCGAAAAACACATAAAATCTACCCATAATTTATGTTTACTGATAGTATTATAGCTGATTTTATTTTTTTTTACAATTAGATAGTTGACTTAAAAATTGACTGCTGTTATATTGTATTATGGTAATT
This is a stretch of genomic DNA from Clostridium facile. It encodes these proteins:
- a CDS encoding phosphoribosylformylglycinamidine synthase, whose translation is MSVFRIYVEKKPEFAVEAKSLLGDLKSVLGMPELQGIRVINRYDADEISEEVFHQAKDIIFSEPQVDITYSELPELQADEKVFATEYLPGQFDQRADSCEQCIQIFAQGVRPIVKSSKVYVVKGNISDAQLDKIKHYIINPVESREATLDCYETLNIKYDLPNDVAVLTDFRALDEQGLADFISNYGLAMDLDDIKFCQKYFSETEQRDPTITEIRMIDTYWSDHCRHTTFSTIIDQADIENPVIQETYEDYLKTREELGRSNKPICLMDLATIAAKKLKKEGILVDLDESEEINACSVKIKVDVDGEQQDWLLMFKNETHNHPTEIEPFGGAATCLGGAIRDPLSGRSYVYQAMRVTGAADPLVPFDQTIEGKLPQRKIVTTAANGYSSYGNQIGLATGHVHELYHPGYVAKRMEIGAVVGAAPAENVIRLVPSPSDVIILLGGKTGRDGCGGATGSSKSHTAHSLESCGAEVQKGNAPEERKLQRLFRNPTVTRMIKRCNDFGAGGVSVAIGELADGLQIDLDAVPKKYEGLDGTELAISESQERMAVVVAASDVETFMAEAEKENLMATKVAVVTEQPRLKMTWRGKQIVDLSREFLNSNGAEKHTNIQIGKHQVAPVHNKQNTKQDWISHLSDLNICSQKGLVERFDSTIGAGTVLMPYGGKRQMTETQAMVAKLPVLEGNTNTASIMGWGFNPYISSQDPYYGAQYAVIESVAKSIAVGGSTEKCWLTFQEYFERTQNNPSRWGKPMAALLGAYKAQVNLGYGAIGGKDSMSGTFEDIDVPPTLVSFAVSVADSNKVISPEFKQAGNQVAIVLPTYDEQGNPDYTSIKDTFKKVENLIADGSVVSAWALGFGGVAEAVVKMGLGNQLGFQFTKEIDNNLLFNPVYGGFVLELSRPVDGTTVIGTVTEKDVVVCGDVTISMEELQQAYEQKLESVFPALIETKQEKVQPISCAATTRPAPSIKVAKPRVLIPVFPGTNCEYDTARQFEQAGAEAEVFVINNLSSQGIQESVKTFTEHIKNSQIIMIPGGFSGGDEPDGSGKFITSFFRNPSIKEEVHNLLKNRDGLMLGICNGFQALVKLGLVPYGEIVEPKEDSPTLTFNTIGRHQSMMVRTRIASNKSPWLAYTNVDDIHSIAISHGEGRFIAPQNLLDEMIANGQVATQYVDLEGNPTYDIRFNPNTSVLAIEGITSADGRVFGKMGHSERVGSNVCKNVPGEKDQKLFKAGVDYFK
- the mtaB gene encoding tRNA (N(6)-L-threonylcarbamoyladenosine(37)-C(2))-methylthiotransferase MtaB, with product MRVAFYTLGCKVNQYETEIMSDLFYQNGYDVVHCDDEADVYVVNSCTVTSSGDKKARQALRRFKRNNPDAVVVLTGCFPQAFPDVDQQIPEADVITGSYNRSKVVELVQRFLETRERVIEITPHQRQEPFEKMAVKKFTERTRAFVKIEDGCDRYCSYCIIPTARGPVRSKTMEDLKQELTDLAANGYLEVVLVGINLSSYGRDLENVRLLDAIQLACSIPGIERVRLGSLEPELLTDEDIHEMAKMEKFCPQFHLSLQSGCDATLKRMNRHYDTKEYTRIVEAIRKAFDNPSITTDIMVGFAGETDEEFQQSLEYARFIKLAKAHVFPYSIRQGTRAAKMPDQVSNAEKARRAALMAKVTGETRLEFLKTQVGKQESVLVETFHNGIMEGYTKNYTPVRINTDENLCGQIKCVKIIDVLDDKCVGELID